A stretch of DNA from Thalassococcus arenae:
TCCATGTCGGGGGTCAGGGTGGCATCCGTCGAGGTGCGGTCCAGCTTGACCCGCGCCTCGTCCGGCTTGTGACCCGAGGTCAGGAACACCACCTGCTCCGAGATCGACGTCACGTGGTCGCCCATGCGCTCGATATTCTTCGCGATGAAGTGCAGATGCATGCAGGCGGTGATGTTGCGCGGATCTTCCAGCATGAATGTCAGGAATTCGCGGAACAGCGTGTTGTACATCTGGTCGATATCGCGGTCACGGTCGATCACGTCCAGCGCCAGCGCCTCGTCACGCTGGATGTAGGCGTCCAGCGCATCCTTGAGCATCAGTTCCACGTCGCGGGCCATGCGCCGCAACGATGTGGCGGTGCCGCCGATGGGCTGCATCTGAACCAGGACGCCGGTACGCTTGGCCAGGTTCTTGGCCAGGTCGCCGATGCGTTCCAGGTTGGCCGACATCCGCATCACCGACAGCACGACCCGCAGGTCGCGGGCGGCCGGCGCGCGCAGCGCGATGACGCGGGCGGCCTCTTCGTTCAGGCGTTCTTCCAGCGCGTCGATGGCCTGGTCGCCCTTGCGGACCTCTTCGGCCAGATCGACATCGCGGGTTTCCAGCGACTTGGCGGCCTGGGTTATGGCGTTTTCCACCAGCCCGCCCATTTTCATGATCTGCGCCTGGATGCCTTCCAGATCGCGGTCGAATGCGCTGGCAATGTGTTGCGAAAGCTCTTTCATCAGCCGATCCGTCCCGTGATGTAGGATTCCGTGCGTGGGTCTTCGGGGTTGGTAAAGATCTTGCCCGTCTCGCCGAACTCGACGAGGTTGCCCAAGTGAAAGAACGCCGTCTTCTGGCTGACGCGTGCGGCCTGCTGCATCGAATGCGTCACGATCACCACCGAGTAGTCCTGCCGCAATTCGTCGATCAGTTCCTCGACCTGGGCCGTGGCGATCGGGTCGAGCGCCGAACAGGGTTCGTCCATCAGCAGAACTTCGGGTTCGGTGGCCACCGCGCGGGCGATGCACAGCCGCTGCTGCTGGCCGCCCGACAAGCCGGTGCCGGGGGCCTGCAGGCGGTCCTTGACCTCGTCCCAGATCGCGCCGCGCCGCAGGGCACGTTCGACGATCTCGTCCAGATCCGCCTTGTTCCGGGCCATGCCGTGAATGCGCGGGCCATAGGCGACGTTGTCGTAGATCGACTTGGGGAACGGGTTGGGTTTCTGGAACACCATGCCGACCTTGGCGCGCAGTTGCACCGGATCGACACGCTTGTCGTAGATGTCTTCGCCATCCAGTTCGATCCTGCCCTCGATCCGGCAGATGTCGATCGTGTCGTTCATCCGGTTGAGACACCGCAAGAAGGTGGACTTGCCGCAACCTGACGGGCCGATGAAGGCCGTGACGGTGCGGTCGGCGATATCGACATCCACGTCCTTGATCGCGTGGTTGTCGCCGTAATAGACCTGCACGCCCCGTGCGGCGATCTTGATGTCCTTCTGATCCACGTCTCTCTCCGATGGCGGTGCGTCGTACATGGGTGATACCCCGTTACCAGCGCCGCTCAAAGCGGCGGCGCAGGATGATGGCGATGATGTTCATGGTCAACAGGAACACCAGCAGGATGATGATGCCGCCCCAGGCGCGTTCGTAGTAGGCCGGGTCGGCGCGTTTGGCCCATTCGTAGATCTGGGCGGGCATCGCGGAATTCGGGTCGAGAAAACCGCTCGCCACCCCGTCGGGATAGTTGGTCGCGATATAGCCCACCATGCCGATCAGCAGCAGCGGAGCGGTTTCGCCCAGGGCCTGCGCCAGACCGATGATGGTGCCGGTCAGAATGCCCGGCATGGCCAGCGGCAGCACATGGTGAAAGACCGATTGCATCTTGGATGCTCCGACACCCAGGGCGGCGTCGCGGATCGAAGGGGGCACCGCCTTGAGCGAGGCGCGGGTCGAGATGATGATCGTCGGCAGCGTCATCAGCGTCAGCACCAGCCCGCCCACCAGCGGCGCCGATTGCGGCAGGTGCATGAACTGGATGAAGACGGCAAGCCCCAGGATGCCGAAAACGATCGACGGCACCGCGGCGAGGTTCGAGATGTTGACCTCGATCAGGTCGGTAAAGCGGTTCTTTGGTGCGAATTCCTCGAGGTAGATCGAGGCCGCGACGCCGATGGGCAGCGACAGCACCAGAACCACCAGCATCATGAAGAACGAGCCCAGCATCGCCACGCCAAGTCCGGCCGCCTCGGCGCGGCTTTCCGATGCGTCCGATCCCGTGATGAAGCTGAGGTTGAAGCTTTTCTTGATCACGCCTTCGGACACCAATGCATCAACGATATCAAGATGTTCTGCATCGATGTTCTTGTCGCGTTCGACCGCGTCGCGCACCACCCGGCCCTTCAGATAGCCGTCGACACGGCTTGACGCCAGAACCCGGAACTCGACCGTGTCGCCGATCCGGTCGGGGTTTGCGATGACGAAATCGCGCACCTGTGCCGCGGCGCTGGCCGAAAGCAGTTTCTTCATGTCCTTGGCGCTGTCCAGCGGCGTGTCGATCCCCCGGGATGTGACCGCCTCGAAGACGGCGTTTTCGATCAGCGGCCCGTAACCGAATGTCGATACCTTCTTGATGTCCTCGATGTCGCGGTTGCCGTTCTTGTCCA
This window harbors:
- the phoU gene encoding phosphate signaling complex protein PhoU; this translates as MKELSQHIASAFDRDLEGIQAQIMKMGGLVENAITQAAKSLETRDVDLAEEVRKGDQAIDALEERLNEEAARVIALRAPAARDLRVVLSVMRMSANLERIGDLAKNLAKRTGVLVQMQPIGGTATSLRRMARDVELMLKDALDAYIQRDEALALDVIDRDRDIDQMYNTLFREFLTFMLEDPRNITACMHLHFIAKNIERMGDHVTSISEQVVFLTSGHKPDEARVKLDRTSTDATLTPDMDSDGD
- the pstB gene encoding phosphate ABC transporter ATP-binding protein PstB, whose amino-acid sequence is MYDAPPSERDVDQKDIKIAARGVQVYYGDNHAIKDVDVDIADRTVTAFIGPSGCGKSTFLRCLNRMNDTIDICRIEGRIELDGEDIYDKRVDPVQLRAKVGMVFQKPNPFPKSIYDNVAYGPRIHGMARNKADLDEIVERALRRGAIWDEVKDRLQAPGTGLSGGQQQRLCIARAVATEPEVLLMDEPCSALDPIATAQVEELIDELRQDYSVVIVTHSMQQAARVSQKTAFFHLGNLVEFGETGKIFTNPEDPRTESYITGRIG
- the pstA gene encoding phosphate ABC transporter permease PstA is translated as MTDASLSQAPSARPRVSLTAADARTKRRNAAETRFRMYGIAAIATGLVFLVVLLFAILTNGVGAFQQSFVNVPVYLDPAKLDKNGNRDIEDIKKVSTFGYGPLIENAVFEAVTSRGIDTPLDSAKDMKKLLSASAAAQVRDFVIANPDRIGDTVEFRVLASSRVDGYLKGRVVRDAVERDKNIDAEHLDIVDALVSEGVIKKSFNLSFITGSDASESRAEAAGLGVAMLGSFFMMLVVLVLSLPIGVAASIYLEEFAPKNRFTDLIEVNISNLAAVPSIVFGILGLAVFIQFMHLPQSAPLVGGLVLTLMTLPTIIISTRASLKAVPPSIRDAALGVGASKMQSVFHHVLPLAMPGILTGTIIGLAQALGETAPLLLIGMVGYIATNYPDGVASGFLDPNSAMPAQIYEWAKRADPAYYERAWGGIIILLVFLLTMNIIAIILRRRFERRW